In Desulfopila inferna, the DNA window AACAATGCGCCCCACCTCTTTTTCCTGCAGAAAATTCTGTATCTTCAAAAATGTAGCGATCCCGGTGAGGTAGCCGATCCTGCTGTTTCTCATATCGGTAATGACATCGAATTCTCGCTGAAGATCCCCGACACAAAAACGGATATCAGTGTAAATGCTTTCCAGATCGGCTTTCCGAATTGTTCCGACAAGCATCACAATCAGTCTGTTTTTCTTGAGATCAACAGTAACTCGTGATCTTTGTCTCTTTGCCGCCATTTTTTCGCTAATCCCGTAGGTGGTCGGTTTTTCTACCATGGTTGACCGGAGCGCGTCAACCTACCCGGGTAATCCTGCGCGGCAATGTGCTCAGGGAAACTGCGCCTTCAGCAGTTATGAGCACGTCATCCTCTATACGCACCCCGTTCTTCCCGGAGAGATAAATGCCGGGTTCGACGGTATAGGTCATTCCCCCGCGCAGAATCCGGTCATTGCCCGCACGCATGTAGGGCTCCTCATGACACTGCATGCCGATGCCGTGACCGGTGCGATGGGTAAAAAACTGCCCATATCCGGCCTCCTCGATTACCTCTCTGGCGGCCCTGTCCACCTCACTGCAGGCAACGCCGATTCTTCCCGCCGCCCTGCCGGCGCTATTGGCCTGCTGCACGATATCATGAATTCGCGCACTTTCCTCATCAATTTCTCCCACAGCAAAGGTTCGTGTCAGATCGGAAACGTAACCGCGATAACCCGCCCCCCAGTCGATGACCAGAAGATCACCCTCGCATAATTTTCTCTGCGAAGGCCGGGCATGGGGATTGGCCCCATTGGGTCCACTTGAGACAATAGGGGAAAAGGGAAGCACAGCGTCCGAGCCATGCCGAAAAAGCTGCACTATCAGTTCGCCGGCCACTTCCTCTTCCTTCATGCCCAGTCGTATCTGGGGAAGAACGGCCCTCAGGGCGTCCTGGGCAATATCGACAGCTCGCTGCATCAGCACGATCTCTGCGTTATCCTTTGTGCTCCGCAGCGATGCAGTTACCTGCGAACCATCGACCAGCCGGATATTCTCCACGGCCTGTTTAAGCAGGGTATATTCCAGCACCCGCAACTGCAGAGGCTCCACGCCTAGAGTTCCCCCGGCCGCACCACTGCCGGCCAGAGCCTCCGCAAAGATTTTCGGCCACTGTTTCGGATCCTCGTCATAAAAATAGATTTTTATCTTGCCCATTTCCGCGACTTTAGCGGCTTCCAACCGAGGCAGAATAAAAACAGGCATCTTGCCGATAACATAGATGAAGACCACAGGCCGCTCCATCAGATGGAAATCAAGTCCGGTAAAGTAGGTAAGGCTGGGGCCGGCGTTCAGGGCAATCCCGCCCAAATCCGCCGCGGCAAGTTCCCGTTCCAGACCATCAAATCGTGACGGCATCATTGTCAATTGATCCTCCTCAGAAATAATAACGGCTGGTTCCAGATTTCTGAAAGTATGTTACCAGATTGACCGAAGGGCGCTCATTATTTTTTCACCGTGGTGGAAATTTTCATAAAGACCCTGTACGGCAAGGTTCCCGCCGCTATACAAATTTTCCCAGAATCTCTTGTCGATGATGCATCCCCGGTCATTTCATGCAGATTCCTCAGATATTTCTCAGCTCCACGTCGGAGATCATCCTCAATTTCCGCGCTGCTCTCCTCTGGATCAAAGCGTAGCCGGAGGTGCAGACTGTAGAGATATTCGAACTCGTGCAGGTCAACCGCCGCCCATAATCGGGAGCGGACCGCCCAGCAGATAAAGGATTCATTCTTCAGCCTTTCAACTCCGGATGCGGCCAGATTGTCGATTATGGGGGTAAACGGCGTGATAATTCGGGTAAATCTTCGCGACTGCCCGGTAATATACTTTTCTGCGCGATTAAGCTTTATCCGCCGGTAGATTCGAAGGATCAGAAAACCGGTAAGGAGTACAACTATAGTGGAGAGAGGCAGCGTTAAATCCCTGCCGCTGCCGGTTTGAAATACCCTGTATTTGTGAAGAATAAAACTCAAGATATCTTTGAAGCCTTCAAAAACCGAAGCCCGCTCCGCATCCATGGCAAACCACTGTGCCGGAGTGGTATCCACCGCAATCCAACGATCATCGACATAGGCTTCCGCCCAGGCATGGGCATGCCTGCTCCGGACGATATATTTGCCCTCCAGTAAGGATTTTTCAGAAACGGCATAACCGGTGGCGTAACGGCTGGGAATCCCCAGGGAACGGAGCAGCAAGGTCGTGGCGGTGGCATAGTATTCACAGAAACCGCGTTTTTGCAGGAGCAGGAAATTGCCGAGCGGCGTTGCCTGCTGCCCCTTGCCCAACAGGTTGAGAGAATAGCTGAAACCCTCGGCAAAAAATCCCCTGACCGCATCAATTTGAGCCTGAGGTGATGGCTCTGTCAAAGCAAGTTGCTCTCTGACCTGCTCCAGGGCATACTGCTCTTCTTGCGGTACCACCAGGTTTTTCTGCTGCGGAATATCCGTCGGCGCCACTGCAGGATGATGGTCGATCCGATAAATGGCAACCTTGGCGCCGTCGATTATTCTCAGTGAGCCGTTTTTATGCCGTTCCAGTTCAAAAATTGTAGTACTGGCCAGCCGATAGGCCCCGGCGGGAGCGGAGAGCAGCCCCTTTTCCCTGGGCAGGCTCAGCTCAACCGTCAGTGATTCTCCTTCGGTTTCAGGATTCTCGAGAAGTGGCCACTGCTCATTATCCTCCGGCATCAAAAATTCATATCCACCCTGATTACCAAACCAGTCGCCATTTTGATAAACGGCATAGACCGCTTCCCGAAACAGGTACGGCGGCGTCGACTCTGAATCGACACGCATGAGAATCTTGCCGGAGAGCTTCTGCCGTCCAGTATCGCCAAAATTGACATGTGTCCTGTATGGATCGGCGTGCTGTTCACGATAATATCTATAGAGAAAACGGAAAGAGTTGTGCACTACATAGCCATGGCCTTTCTCCATGGCCACGCCGGCAAAAAGACCGAGCCCGAGCGAGAGACCGAGCAATGTCACAAAAAATGGGATTGAATAGGATTTGCTGCGATTGGCAAAAAGCAGCACTGCGATAATGCCGGCCAGGATAACATAAAACCAGAGGGAACGGCTGTTGCCGGTGGCGGCGGCAAAGAGGCATACTGCGGTATAATAGAAACGAAAATCTATTGGCTTATGAGCATACCCTTTTTTCTTCCTGCCCAGGCGGGTGCCTATGGTGATCGTATCACTGGTTGAATAGAGTTGCGCCGCCATCAACGGAGAAAGGATGAGAGGCAGCCAGCCTCCGGTAATCCTGAGAAAGCTCAAGGTTTCGGAGTTCAGGATCACCAGTATTACCGCACCGAGAAAAAGCAGTGATGTCAGATCTGAAATTTTGACAAAGTCTTCTTCTTCTAAACGGTATCGTCTCTTTTCCAGGTTGCTGCCTTCCATAACCAGGAAGAGTAAAATTCCGATTACAGCTTTTTCGCTTTGAAAACCCCAGAAAAGCAGGGCGCTACCTATAAGAAGCGGCGGAATAGTCATATCAGGGCAATCTGCTCCTCGACATATGCGGCCTCGATTATCTTCAAGGGGACATCCAGCGGGATATTTCCCTGGTTCTCTTCAAATGTCTTCAGGTGGTTGACCAGCAGCACTGCCTTTGTCGGAATGGCATGGGAGTGCAGATAACGGATAAGCTCCCGCCGTTCATCATCAAAATCGATGAGAATGACTATCACACCGGAGAGCTGGGTTGCCCTGCTCCGTACCAGAAACGCCAGATCGGCAAAAGACTTGTCCTTACAGGGAGCCGCGGTAGCAAGAATTTCCAGAATGCGCTGGTGATTTCCGGGGTCTCTGCCGCTGCTGCAGGTGATACATTCATTCTCGACGAACAGATAATCAAGCGCCTGATCAGCACCATCCTGCGGCAGCACAATGGATGCGGCAAGAGAAACGGCCTCTTCAAATATGCCGCTGTAGCCTTCCCTGGTGAAGTTATCGAGGACCAGTCCATATCCCGGAAAATATTCATCAAGGTATTGTTTGACGATGGTCTTGCCGATACGTGCAGTCGACTTCCAGTCTATATACTTAACAGGATCTCCGGGAGTATATTCACGCAGGGATACAAATTCATTGGAATCCCCCCGATCATGGGCTGCGGTCATGCCGCCGCGATGATATTTTCGTGAACCTGCAGGAAAGAGCCTGGGAACCTTGTATATTTTCGGCAGGACCAGCAGGCTGAAGGCTTCTCCCAAATGAACATCCCGCCGGCACAGACCGAAAGGATCAAGCCGTCTCAGAATGACGCCATCCAGATGGAGATAGCCTCTTCTCCGGGGTAGCAGGGAGGCCGTGATTCTCTTTTTTTGGTCCGGTGCGACTTCCGGCAACAGATGATCGGCAAGATCAACGGATTTCCCCTTGTTCACCAGCCAGAGCCAGCGATAATACCCCATTTTTCTGTCGAAGATATTGCGTTTTTCTTCACCATCCTCCCTGGAGGTGGCGAACTCATGCCAGTCCGGTAAATGCAGTCGCACCGATTCTCGAAAGAATAGGCCTTTCTCCTTTCTGCCGCCCCGGTTTTCAACTTCAACTGTATATCTGAACTCTCTTCCGGCAATACAGGTAAGGGGCAGTGATCGCCTGAGGCGCAGTCCGCTGGAATAGCGCAGGGTCAGCAGATAGGACAAGAGCAGAACACTTACACTCAGCGTGAATATCTGATAAATCATGGTCCGCTGTACATTTATCCCGAAAAAAAGCCCGATACCGAGAAGAAAAAAAAAGCTTTTTCCCAGCGTGGTAAACCTGGATGAGAACCATCTCTTTAACCGCTCAGTCTTGCTATAGAGCC includes these proteins:
- a CDS encoding M24 family metallopeptidase → MMPSRFDGLERELAAADLGGIALNAGPSLTYFTGLDFHLMERPVVFIYVIGKMPVFILPRLEAAKVAEMGKIKIYFYDEDPKQWPKIFAEALAGSGAAGGTLGVEPLQLRVLEYTLLKQAVENIRLVDGSQVTASLRSTKDNAEIVLMQRAVDIAQDALRAVLPQIRLGMKEEEVAGELIVQLFRHGSDAVLPFSPIVSSGPNGANPHARPSQRKLCEGDLLVIDWGAGYRGYVSDLTRTFAVGEIDEESARIHDIVQQANSAGRAAGRIGVACSEVDRAAREVIEEAGYGQFFTHRTGHGIGMQCHEEPYMRAGNDRILRGGMTYTVEPGIYLSGKNGVRIEDDVLITAEGAVSLSTLPRRITRVG
- a CDS encoding DUF58 domain-containing protein; amino-acid sequence: MIYQIFTLSVSVLLLSYLLTLRYSSGLRLRRSLPLTCIAGREFRYTVEVENRGGRKEKGLFFRESVRLHLPDWHEFATSREDGEEKRNIFDRKMGYYRWLWLVNKGKSVDLADHLLPEVAPDQKKRITASLLPRRRGYLHLDGVILRRLDPFGLCRRDVHLGEAFSLLVLPKIYKVPRLFPAGSRKYHRGGMTAAHDRGDSNEFVSLREYTPGDPVKYIDWKSTARIGKTIVKQYLDEYFPGYGLVLDNFTREGYSGIFEEAVSLAASIVLPQDGADQALDYLFVENECITCSSGRDPGNHQRILEILATAAPCKDKSFADLAFLVRSRATQLSGVIVILIDFDDERRELIRYLHSHAIPTKAVLLVNHLKTFEENQGNIPLDVPLKIIEAAYVEEQIALI
- a CDS encoding transglutaminase-like domain-containing protein; translated protein: MTIPPLLIGSALLFWGFQSEKAVIGILLFLVMEGSNLEKRRYRLEEEDFVKISDLTSLLFLGAVILVILNSETLSFLRITGGWLPLILSPLMAAQLYSTSDTITIGTRLGRKKKGYAHKPIDFRFYYTAVCLFAAATGNSRSLWFYVILAGIIAVLLFANRSKSYSIPFFVTLLGLSLGLGLFAGVAMEKGHGYVVHNSFRFLYRYYREQHADPYRTHVNFGDTGRQKLSGKILMRVDSESTPPYLFREAVYAVYQNGDWFGNQGGYEFLMPEDNEQWPLLENPETEGESLTVELSLPREKGLLSAPAGAYRLASTTIFELERHKNGSLRIIDGAKVAIYRIDHHPAVAPTDIPQQKNLVVPQEEQYALEQVREQLALTEPSPQAQIDAVRGFFAEGFSYSLNLLGKGQQATPLGNFLLLQKRGFCEYYATATTLLLRSLGIPSRYATGYAVSEKSLLEGKYIVRSRHAHAWAEAYVDDRWIAVDTTPAQWFAMDAERASVFEGFKDILSFILHKYRVFQTGSGRDLTLPLSTIVVLLTGFLILRIYRRIKLNRAEKYITGQSRRFTRIITPFTPIIDNLAASGVERLKNESFICWAVRSRLWAAVDLHEFEYLYSLHLRLRFDPEESSAEIEDDLRRGAEKYLRNLHEMTGDASSTRDSGKICIAAGTLPYRVFMKISTTVKK